A window of Prolixibacter sp. SD074 contains these coding sequences:
- a CDS encoding DUF4837 family protein gives MKKILFQLTVVFALGAIVSSCSGDSNPVMKNATGKPGETVVVIPKNYWEGAVGDTIFHFLAQPVAGLPRDEPMLNVVHIPPEAFNEIFKTSRNILLTRINTSVKEPSIKIQRNVWSKPQLIVTVQAPDEKSFVDFFAKRGNDVVGIFVKGERDRLMKMYADRKFRNEAVASRMEKEHHFTINVPKGFAVSVDTTNFVWIRYETPNISQDVIAYWYPYTSDSTFTKKYLLDKRDSVSKKNVPGPAPGTYMTTERMIPTLSRAFKLNGNYTVMIRGLWKVHGDFMGGPFVSITTLDPIRGRVLTLEGFVYAPRDDKRELMRQVEAMIYSVRFPDQKKNDRINRMAEMGNGIGATPADSVSTK, from the coding sequence ATGAAGAAGATACTATTTCAACTGACGGTCGTCTTTGCCTTGGGAGCGATAGTTTCCTCCTGCTCGGGAGACAGTAATCCAGTAATGAAAAATGCTACCGGGAAACCGGGTGAAACAGTCGTAGTGATTCCCAAGAACTATTGGGAAGGAGCTGTTGGCGATACCATATTTCACTTCCTGGCCCAGCCTGTGGCTGGTTTGCCCAGGGATGAGCCAATGTTGAATGTGGTGCATATTCCGCCGGAAGCTTTTAATGAGATTTTCAAAACCAGCCGGAATATTCTGCTGACCAGAATTAACACATCGGTTAAGGAACCTTCTATCAAGATACAGCGAAATGTTTGGTCGAAACCGCAATTGATTGTTACAGTGCAGGCACCCGATGAAAAGAGTTTTGTTGACTTCTTTGCCAAAAGAGGAAATGATGTTGTTGGCATCTTTGTGAAAGGCGAGCGGGATCGGTTGATGAAAATGTATGCCGACCGGAAATTTAGAAATGAAGCGGTTGCCAGCCGGATGGAAAAAGAACATCATTTCACCATTAATGTGCCAAAAGGATTTGCGGTTTCGGTTGACACCACCAATTTTGTCTGGATCCGCTATGAAACCCCGAATATTAGTCAGGACGTAATTGCATACTGGTACCCGTATACATCTGATAGTACGTTTACCAAAAAGTATTTACTGGATAAGCGGGATTCGGTGTCGAAGAAAAATGTACCGGGCCCCGCTCCGGGTACTTATATGACTACTGAGCGGATGATACCAACCCTCTCCCGTGCCTTTAAATTGAATGGTAATTATACAGTCATGATAAGAGGTTTGTGGAAAGTTCATGGTGATTTTATGGGGGGGCCTTTTGTCAGCATCACAACACTCGACCCGATCCGTGGTCGTGTACTCACACTGGAAGGGTTTGTTTATGCACCCAGGGACGATAAGAGGGAACTGATGAGGCAGGTGGAGGCGATGATCTATTCGGTACGTTTTCCCGACCAGAAAAAGAATGATAGGATCAACCGGATGGCCGAGATGGGCAATGGGATTGGGGCAACGCCGGCTGATTCAGTTTCGACGAAATAA
- the tatA gene encoding twin-arginine translocase TatA/TatE family subunit, which yields MNLFVIAGFIGPQEIIIILVIVLLLFGGKKIPELMRGLGKGMKEFKNATSDEGETDEKSKKEDKSKEDKSKETLKE from the coding sequence ATGAACTTATTCGTGATAGCAGGGTTCATTGGCCCGCAGGAAATCATAATCATACTGGTCATTGTTCTGCTTCTGTTCGGAGGTAAGAAGATACCGGAATTGATGCGCGGCCTTGGGAAGGGCATGAAAGAGTTTAAAAACGCCACCAGTGATGAGGGCGAGACAGATGAAAAGTCGAAGAAAGAAGACAAATCAAAAGAAGACAAATCAAAAGAGACACTCAAAGAGTAG